The following are encoded in a window of Helicobacter sp. 'house sparrow 1' genomic DNA:
- a CDS encoding tRNA 2-thiocytidine biosynthesis TtcA family protein, producing MEKYQISKKILSTVGKTNAQYNLIEEGDKVLLGLSGGKDSILLACILERMQRHAPFKFEFKAITIHYGLGEDFTYLTEICKRQGIPHEIYYTTIADTIKSKRREGSSYCSFCSRMRRGSLYSKALEMGYNKVAIAHHLDDAAESFFMNLTYNGALRSMPPIYRAENGLQVIRPLIHIRERQSIDFVTSQNIQTAPDCNCPAKQPDSDKPPIARLATKHFLQSLEKDNPEFFKSLKNAFSNLHANTFSDLNFLDK from the coding sequence ATGGAAAAATATCAGATTAGTAAAAAAATTTTAAGCACTGTTGGAAAAACAAATGCACAATACAATCTAATAGAAGAAGGCGATAAAGTTTTACTTGGATTAAGTGGAGGTAAGGATTCCATTCTTCTTGCGTGTATTTTAGAAAGAATGCAAAGACATGCACCTTTTAAGTTTGAGTTTAAAGCTATCACAATTCATTATGGCCTAGGTGAAGATTTTACCTACCTCACAGAAATTTGCAAAAGACAGGGAATTCCCCATGAAATTTACTACACAACTATTGCAGATACAATTAAATCAAAGCGTAGAGAAGGAAGTTCTTATTGTAGCTTTTGTTCGCGTATGCGAAGAGGGTCTTTATATTCCAAGGCCTTAGAAATGGGTTATAACAAGGTTGCAATTGCACATCATCTTGATGATGCAGCAGAGAGTTTTTTTATGAATCTCACCTATAATGGCGCACTAAGAAGTATGCCTCCTATTTATAGAGCCGAAAATGGATTGCAGGTTATCAGACCTCTTATACACATACGAGAGCGCCAAAGTATTGATTTTGTAACCTCTCAAAATATTCAAACTGCTCCTGATTGCAATTGTCCTGCCAAGCAACCAGATTCTGATAAGCCACCTATTGCAAGACTTGCTACAAAACACTTTTTACAAAGTCTTGAAAAAGACAATCCAGAATTTTTTAAGTCCTTAAAAAATGCTTTCTCAAATTTGCACGCAAATACTTTTAGCGATCTTAATTTTTTAGATAAATAA
- a CDS encoding MATE family efflux transporter — MGKNLSLRKLSIPIFFEIFLHYASLVINTYMVARHSNYLVGSMGVGNQIFDLFITLFSFLSVGCSIVIAQAIGAKNKTLASKALHQSLGVNILIGLFSGWIIFVLAKPLLILLNTSNDLLQNASQYLKMLAICLCLESISIILASILRVYNLAYFVMLASALMNIVMIITNYYVLYHTNLELLGIGISTIFSRLFLIILLALIFYLYLKIKISFKEIFQFQKDVLKKILHIGSFSAGENLLWIVQYTIAFSFVNQLGAIQTSVQTIYFQISLLIMLIGQAISMGNEIIVGKLVGARYFNTAYRHTWFALYISILASFFVALLNYLMKDYSMQKLDLLDSVKTIMLPLFTLSLILEVGRTFNIVMVNALRASGDAKFPFFTGCIFMFGLSLPLGYILCFYFNLGIIGIWIGFCADEWIRGLVNAYRWKSRKWKNKALV, encoded by the coding sequence TTGGGAAAAAATCTTTCTTTGAGAAAACTTTCCATCCCTATTTTCTTTGAGATTTTTTTACATTATGCATCTTTGGTAATCAATACTTATATGGTCGCAAGACATTCTAATTATCTTGTTGGATCTATGGGTGTTGGAAACCAAATCTTTGATTTATTTATTACACTATTTAGTTTTTTGTCTGTGGGCTGTAGTATTGTGATTGCTCAAGCTATTGGAGCAAAAAATAAAACTCTTGCAAGTAAAGCTTTGCATCAAAGCCTAGGGGTTAATATTCTTATTGGACTTTTTAGCGGATGGATTATTTTTGTTCTTGCAAAGCCTTTACTTATTCTTTTAAATACCTCTAATGATCTATTGCAAAATGCCTCACAATACCTTAAGATGTTAGCAATCTGCCTTTGCTTAGAATCTATTAGTATTATTCTAGCCTCCATTTTAAGAGTTTACAATCTGGCATATTTTGTGATGCTTGCTTCAGCTTTGATGAATATTGTTATGATTATTACTAATTATTATGTGCTCTATCATACAAATTTGGAACTTTTAGGAATTGGTATTAGCACGATATTTAGCAGACTATTTTTAATCATACTTTTAGCCCTTATTTTTTATCTTTACTTAAAAATTAAAATTTCTTTTAAAGAAATCTTTCAATTTCAAAAAGATGTTTTAAAAAAAATATTACACATTGGATCTTTTAGCGCTGGGGAAAATCTCCTTTGGATTGTCCAATATACTATCGCTTTTTCCTTTGTCAATCAACTTGGAGCCATCCAAACAAGCGTGCAAACTATTTATTTTCAAATCTCACTTTTAATCATGCTAATAGGACAGGCTATCAGTATGGGAAATGAAATTATTGTTGGAAAGCTTGTTGGTGCTAGATATTTTAATACAGCTTATAGACACACATGGTTTGCTCTTTATATCAGTATTCTTGCCTCATTTTTTGTAGCTCTTTTAAATTATTTAATGAAAGATTATAGTATGCAAAAACTAGATCTTTTAGATTCTGTAAAAACTATAATGCTTCCTCTCTTTACACTATCTTTAATCTTAGAAGTTGGAAGAACATTTAATATTGTAATGGTTAATGCCTTGCGTGCAAGTGGGGATGCAAAATTTCCTTTTTTCACTGGATGCATCTTTATGTTTGGATTATCTCTGCCTCTAGGTTATATCTTATGCTTTTATTTTAATCTAGGAATTATTGGAATCTGGATAGGTTTTTGTGCAGATGAATGGATAAGAGGTCTTGTAAATGCCTACAGATGGAAAAGCAGAAAATGGAAAAACAAGGCTTTAGTTTAA
- a CDS encoding TonB-dependent receptor yields the protein MDIEKLTTKSLRLSFVCVALLSFYNLKAQETKQEENNDATFNLTTISTTAAKTQREIFYTPDNIASISGESLQNLNITNSKNLQNVFSGLYIGDSGGSAYPQITLRGFHSGYYYNSSVRLYIDGVPQDIFFLNQELLDVESVELFKGYAGTLYGQNAQAGILSIISNTISDQTKVKGEINFGNLNRGISATASGAIIPHKLYTKISFKHQEFLGQIKDSSTGKLADTTESNLGRFSLIYNEELWNLGFDYYIDKSKFRDIFYLTDNEINSLEHDFGSSGIPLIDRTVQTYALRGGFDTERFSLSNVFSVQDRTMPITSFGSTWQEDNQTFNNELKFTQTYSNNSTSLYGFFVSYSNFKHQFLRDNTREGDTNKLQSLHLALFSDHHILLKHNFDINIGLRYQYDRSLINYNKGTNATSTINSFDSRFDSHNLAGRIAASYTLFGNHKFYTQVSRGFKEGGFPGAIFYQGYENAFKPETNYMAEIGYKGFFLGDKIYINADYYFGYTKNRQENILIDANANNYIVGNVGNMLTHGFEFEGKYQFLKESFIMLNFAYINAKYHNAINPYTGAKLESNVFFVPSFNINASLDTIIWGNNVIKIFFNTGISYKSTILLSSDFKQKPYTLWDLGLRAEYKSLSLAFQVNNVLNTIYDTYGYVVGDTKYHQIGRTRSFNIILSAKF from the coding sequence ATGGATATTGAAAAATTAACAACAAAATCTTTAAGATTAAGTTTTGTATGTGTAGCATTGCTTAGTTTCTATAATTTAAAAGCGCAAGAGACTAAGCAGGAAGAAAATAATGATGCAACTTTCAATCTCACAACAATTAGCACAACAGCAGCAAAAACACAAAGAGAGATTTTTTATACACCTGATAATATTGCATCCATAAGCGGAGAGAGTCTTCAAAATCTCAATATAACAAACTCAAAAAATTTACAAAATGTATTTTCAGGGCTCTATATAGGAGATTCTGGAGGAAGTGCTTATCCACAAATCACTCTAAGAGGTTTTCATTCTGGATATTATTATAACTCAAGCGTGAGACTTTATATAGATGGAGTGCCTCAAGATATATTTTTCTTAAATCAAGAATTGCTAGATGTGGAATCTGTAGAATTATTCAAAGGATATGCTGGGACTCTTTATGGACAAAATGCACAAGCTGGAATCCTTTCTATTATTTCCAATACTATCTCAGATCAAACAAAAGTAAAAGGAGAAATTAACTTTGGAAATTTAAATAGAGGCATAAGTGCAACAGCCAGTGGCGCTATCATTCCGCATAAACTTTATACAAAAATTAGTTTTAAACATCAAGAATTTTTGGGACAAATCAAAGATTCCTCTACAGGAAAACTTGCTGATACAACAGAAAGCAATCTTGGTAGATTTTCTCTAATCTATAATGAAGAATTATGGAATCTTGGGTTTGACTACTATATTGATAAAAGCAAGTTTAGGGATATTTTTTATCTTACTGATAATGAAATAAATAGTCTTGAACATGATTTTGGAAGCTCTGGAATTCCCCTTATTGATAGAACTGTGCAAACCTACGCCCTAAGAGGAGGTTTTGATACAGAGAGATTTTCATTATCTAATGTTTTTAGTGTTCAAGATAGGACTATGCCAATCACCTCCTTTGGATCTACTTGGCAAGAAGATAATCAAACCTTTAATAATGAATTAAAATTTACACAAACTTATAGCAACAACTCTACTTCACTCTATGGTTTCTTTGTTTCTTATAGTAATTTTAAACATCAATTCTTAAGGGACAACACAAGAGAGGGTGATACCAATAAGCTACAAAGCCTGCATCTTGCATTATTTAGCGATCATCATATTCTTTTAAAACATAATTTTGATATCAATATAGGCTTAAGATACCAATATGACAGGAGTTTGATTAATTACAATAAAGGCACAAATGCCACAAGTACTATCAATAGTTTTGATTCAAGATTTGATTCGCATAATCTTGCAGGAAGAATTGCAGCATCCTACACACTCTTTGGGAATCACAAGTTCTATACTCAAGTTTCAAGAGGTTTTAAAGAAGGAGGTTTCCCTGGTGCCATCTTTTACCAAGGTTATGAAAATGCCTTTAAACCTGAAACAAATTATATGGCAGAAATTGGCTATAAGGGATTTTTCTTAGGTGATAAGATTTACATTAATGCAGATTATTATTTTGGCTATACAAAAAATAGGCAAGAAAATATCTTAATTGATGCAAATGCAAACAACTATATTGTGGGCAATGTTGGCAATATGCTAACACATGGATTTGAGTTTGAGGGCAAATATCAGTTTTTAAAAGAAAGTTTTATTATGCTAAATTTTGCCTATATCAATGCAAAATATCACAATGCAATCAATCCATACACAGGTGCAAAACTAGAATCTAATGTATTTTTTGTTCCAAGCTTTAATATCAATGCCTCACTGGATACTATTATATGGGGGAATAATGTCATTAAAATCTTCTTTAATACAGGTATTTCTTATAAAAGCACTATCTTACTTAGTAGTGATTTTAAACAAAAACCCTATACACTTTGGGATCTAGGTTTGCGTGCAGAATACAAAAGTCTCTCCCTGGCATTTCAAGTAAATAATGTATTAAATACAATCTATGATACTTATGGGTATGTGGTAGGAGATACAAAATACCACCAGATTGGCAGAACAAGAAGTTTTAATATTATCTTGAGTGCAAAATTTTAA
- a CDS encoding anaerobic ribonucleoside-triphosphate reductase activating protein has translation MVVSLTPFSLIDFPKKLSAILWFGGCNLRCAYCYNYELIYPQKFLPKERIIKFLESRIGLLDGVVCSGGECSIWGDKLIGFIQEIKSMGFCIKVDTNASNPKVLQELLEKKLLEYVALDFKAPAYKMQKLCLKEYYKDFKACFELLRDSHIEYEVRSTFHSDFLTKEDLIFMRDWLRENGYRGEYFVQGFVGDKGSLGNVGLSNNEEIKNLEGIVYRGK, from the coding sequence TTGGTTGTTTCTCTTACCCCCTTTAGCCTTATAGATTTTCCAAAAAAACTATCTGCGATATTATGGTTTGGAGGATGTAATTTAAGATGTGCATATTGTTATAACTATGAACTGATCTATCCTCAAAAGTTTTTGCCAAAAGAGAGGATTATAAAATTTTTAGAAAGTCGCATAGGACTTTTAGATGGAGTTGTGTGTAGTGGGGGTGAGTGCAGTATATGGGGAGATAAACTTATAGGGTTTATCCAAGAGATTAAGTCAATGGGATTTTGTATCAAAGTAGATACAAATGCAAGTAATCCCAAAGTTTTGCAAGAATTATTAGAAAAAAAACTTCTTGAGTATGTAGCATTGGATTTTAAAGCTCCTGCTTATAAGATGCAAAAACTTTGCCTAAAGGAATACTATAAAGATTTTAAAGCTTGCTTTGAACTACTTAGAGATTCTCATATAGAATATGAAGTAAGAAGTACCTTTCATTCTGATTTTTTAACAAAAGAGGATCTTATTTTTATGAGAGATTGGCTAAGGGAAAATGGTTATAGGGGTGAATATTTTGTTCAAGGTTTTGTGGGAGATAAGGGGAGCTTGGGTAATGTTGGATTGAGTAATAATGAGGAAATAAAAAATCTTGAGGGGATTGTGTATCGCGGGAAATAA
- a CDS encoding ribonucleoside triphosphate reductase, whose protein sequence is MEFIYKRDGGVEKFMPHKIQDAIKRAYKSVGKDYRTEVFEGVLSQIKGQKLQNVEEIQDCIEKQLFEWGDFEVMKSFMNYRFLHKMQREGTLEERTTFVDCTQSVEEYISGSDWRIKANANTGYSNAGLINNLAGKVIANYWLDNVYSKQEGYAHRNGDIHIHDLDCLSGYCAGWSLRVLLNEGFNGVRGRVDSVAPKHFREALGQMANFLGILQSEWAGAQAFSSFDTYLAPYVFKDKLEFFEVKKAIRSFVYNLNVPARWGQSPFTNVTIDWNVPEDLKEQIPTRNNLHLFKGIRDKELLNRANQRGVESLEDLTYKHFKDEMDMINKAFYEVMTEGDANNQPFTFPIPTVNITEDFDWDSPNCEILFENTAKVGSSYFQNFIGSQYKEDENGNRVLNTEAYKPNAVRSMCCRLQLDLRELLKRGGGLFGSAEMTGSIGVVTINMARLGFRFKGDLRALKNELSRLMDIAQSTLEKKRRVVNDLFERGLYPYTKRYLPHFNHHFSTIGVNGMHEMIRNFSADTFGIDSEMGEKICLEILDFMREKIRDYQEKTGNLYNLEATPAEGTTYRFAKEDKKRYGDKIIQAGSGENIYYTNSSQLPSSFSNDPFFALSKQDRLQCKYTGGTVLHLYMGERIEDSKTCKELVRRVISSYRLPYITITPIFSICPTHGYISGEYEYCPKCPENQSKCTVYTRVMGYHRPVESFNIGKLGEHQERKFFTLDKRDLKDFDTMDFFK, encoded by the coding sequence ATGGAATTTATTTATAAAAGAGATGGGGGAGTTGAAAAATTTATGCCCCATAAGATTCAAGATGCAATTAAAAGAGCTTATAAGAGTGTGGGAAAAGATTATAGGACAGAAGTATTTGAAGGAGTTTTAAGTCAAATAAAGGGGCAAAAGCTTCAAAATGTTGAAGAAATTCAAGACTGTATCGAAAAACAACTCTTTGAATGGGGGGATTTTGAAGTGATGAAAAGCTTTATGAATTATAGATTCTTGCATAAAATGCAAAGAGAGGGAACATTAGAAGAGAGGACAACTTTTGTAGATTGCACTCAAAGTGTGGAAGAGTATATCAGTGGTAGTGATTGGAGAATCAAGGCAAATGCAAATACAGGCTATAGTAATGCAGGATTAATTAATAACTTAGCAGGAAAGGTGATTGCAAATTATTGGTTAGATAATGTCTATAGTAAGCAAGAGGGCTATGCACACCGTAATGGAGATATCCATATCCACGACCTAGATTGTCTGAGTGGTTATTGTGCAGGTTGGAGTTTAAGGGTTTTATTAAATGAGGGGTTTAATGGGGTGAGAGGCAGAGTAGATTCTGTTGCGCCAAAGCATTTTCGAGAGGCTTTGGGACAGATGGCAAATTTTTTAGGGATTTTGCAGAGTGAATGGGCAGGGGCTCAAGCTTTTAGTTCTTTTGATACTTATCTTGCTCCCTATGTTTTTAAGGATAAATTAGAATTTTTTGAAGTTAAAAAGGCAATTAGGAGTTTTGTTTATAATTTGAATGTTCCTGCTAGATGGGGACAAAGTCCTTTTACAAATGTAACAATTGATTGGAATGTGCCAGAAGATTTAAAAGAACAAATTCCCACACGCAATAACTTGCATCTTTTTAAGGGTATTAGGGATAAAGAATTATTAAATAGGGCAAATCAAAGAGGGGTTGAAAGTCTAGAAGATTTAACCTATAAGCATTTTAAAGATGAAATGGATATGATTAATAAGGCTTTTTATGAGGTAATGACAGAGGGAGATGCAAATAACCAGCCCTTTACTTTTCCAATTCCAACGGTAAATATTACAGAAGATTTTGATTGGGATAGTCCAAATTGTGAAATTTTATTTGAAAATACGGCCAAAGTTGGGTCAAGCTATTTTCAAAATTTTATCGGGTCTCAATATAAAGAAGATGAAAATGGCAATAGAGTTTTAAATACAGAGGCCTATAAACCTAATGCTGTTAGAAGTATGTGTTGCAGGCTTCAATTAGATTTAAGAGAATTACTTAAGAGGGGTGGAGGGCTTTTTGGAAGCGCAGAGATGACAGGAAGTATTGGTGTTGTTACAATCAATATGGCAAGACTTGGTTTTAGATTTAAGGGGGACTTGAGAGCATTAAAGAATGAACTATCTAGATTAATGGATATTGCACAAAGCACCTTAGAAAAAAAACGAAGGGTTGTTAATGATTTGTTTGAAAGAGGCTTATATCCCTACACTAAGCGTTATCTTCCTCATTTTAATCATCACTTTTCTACAATTGGTGTAAATGGAATGCATGAGATGATTAGAAATTTTAGTGCAGATACTTTTGGAATTGATTCTGAAATGGGTGAAAAAATATGTCTGGAGATTTTAGATTTTATGCGAGAGAAAATTAGGGATTATCAGGAAAAAACAGGAAATCTTTATAATCTTGAGGCCACCCCAGCAGAAGGAACAACTTATCGTTTTGCCAAAGAAGATAAAAAACGCTATGGGGATAAGATTATCCAAGCAGGAAGTGGTGAGAATATCTATTATACAAATTCTTCACAATTGCCATCAAGTTTTAGCAATGATCCATTTTTTGCCCTCAGTAAGCAAGATAGATTGCAATGTAAATATACAGGAGGAACTGTTTTGCATTTATACATGGGGGAGAGGATTGAAGATTCTAAAACTTGTAAAGAGCTTGTAAGAAGGGTTATTAGCTCTTATAGATTACCTTATATTACAATTACACCCATTTTTAGTATTTGCCCAACTCATGGGTATATTAGTGGTGAGTATGAGTATTGTCCAAAATGTCCAGAGAATCAAAGTAAATGCACAGTTTATACTCGGGTTATGGGGTATCATCGCCCTGTTGAAAGTTTTAATATTGGGAAACTTGGAGAGCATCAGGAGAGAAAATTTTTTACTTTAGATAAAAGAGATCTAAAAGATTTTGACACTATGGATTTTTTTAAGTAA